The following proteins come from a genomic window of Amaranthus tricolor cultivar Red isolate AtriRed21 chromosome 14, ASM2621246v1, whole genome shotgun sequence:
- the LOC130799644 gene encoding uncharacterized protein LOC130799644, with translation MGKDSKKKEPAAKGKGKQAAGASDEGASKGSGKGDKLGTCSFVKARHILCEKQGKINEVYQKLQEGWLDSGDKVPPAEFGKLAAQYSECPSGKKGGDLGWFPRGKMAGPFQEVAFNTAIGATSAPFKSTHGYHIVLCEGRRGS, from the exons ATGGGCAAAGATTCAAAGAAAAAGGAGCCTGCTGCAAAAGGTAAGGGGAAACAAGCAGCGGGTGCTAGTGATGAGGGCGCTTCTAAGGGTAGCGGGAAAGGAGATAAGCTAGGTACTTGCTCTTTTGTGAAAG CGAGGCATATATTGTGTGAGAAACAAGGGAAAATTAACGAGGTATACCAGAAATTGCAAGAAGGTTGGCTCGACAGTGGAGATAAGGTCCCACCAGCGGAGTTTGGAAAG TTGGCTGCTCAATACTCCGAATGTCCTTCCGGGAAAAAGGGAGGAGACCTTGGATGGTTCCCACGAGGAAAGATGGCTGGCCCGTTTCAGGAGGTTGCATTCAACACTGCTATAGGAGCCACCAGTGCGCCTTTTAAATCTAC GCATGGTTACCATATTGTATTGTGCGAAGGTCGAAGGGGATCATGA
- the LOC130800541 gene encoding ribulose-phosphate 3-epimerase, chloroplastic, translating to MSTSSLCQSTLQSQINGFCGGLNLHKLQRSTSTPNSLTSTRRKIRTVVKATSRVDKFSKSDIIVSPSILSANFAKLGEQVKAVELAGCDWIHVDVMDGRFVPNITIGPLVVDALRPVTDLPLDVHLMIVEPEQRVPDFIKAGADIVSVHCEQSSTIHLHRTVNQIKSLGAKAGVVLNPATPLSTIEYVLDVVDLVLIMSVNPGFGGQSFIESQCKKISDLRRMCAEKGVNPWIEVDGGVGPANAYKVIEAGANALVAGSAVFGAKDYAEAIRGIKTSKRPEPVAV from the exons ATGAGTACATCTTCATTGTGTCAATCAACTCTTCAATCTCAGATTAATGGGTTTTGTGGAGGTCTTAATCTTCACAAGCTTCAGAGATCTACCTCTACTCCCAATTCTTTGACTTCTACAAG GAGAAAAATTCGAACAGTGGTGAAGGCAACGTCTCGAGTCGACAAGTTCTCAAAATCTGACATCATAGTTTCTCCTTCTATTCTCTCTGCTAACTTTGCAAAGTTGGGTGAACAG GTAAAAGCTGTTGAATTGGCTGGCTGTGATTGGATCCATGTTGATGTAATGGATGGTCGTTTTGTTCCAAACATTACTATTGGACCTCTGGTGGTTGATGCCTTACGGCCTGTGACTGATCTCCCACTAGATGTGCATTTG ATGATTGTTGAGCCAGAGCAGAGAGTCCCAGACTTCATCAAAGCAGGTGCTGATATAGTGAGCGTTCACTGTGAGCAATCATCCACCATTCATTTGCATCGTACTGTTAACCAA ATCAAGAGTTTGGGTGCTAAAGCTGGAGTTGTCCTTAATCCTGCAACCCCTCTAAGTACAATTGAATATGTGCTTGATG TGGTTGATTTGGTCTTAATAATGTCGGTAAACCCTGGCTTCGGGGGACAAAGCTTCATTGAGAGCCAATGCAAGAAAATCTCTGACCTGAGAAGAATGTGTGCAGAGAAG GGGGTAAACCCATGGATTGAGGTTGATGGTGGAGTTGGTCCCGCAAATGCATACAAG GTCATCGAGGCCGGAGCCAATGCTTTAGTTGCTGGTTCCGCGGTCTTTGGAGCTAAAGACTATGCTGAAG CTATCCGAGGGATCAAGACAAGCAAAAGGCCGGAACCTGTTGCCGTTTGA
- the LOC130800542 gene encoding NEP1-interacting protein-like 2, protein MLQIHSFSLDLAIISSSLSSPFSIMEANPLMENYEDGSFEDREIIGVYDYIPKLIGGAVSGALTGVFALAGAFTGAITGALAGRASDSGLLRGAGLGAVAGAVLSVEVLEASRAYWYSQQSGLRTSSSMADFIEELLHGRFVEEQLPPAVLTGYYWQASLVNVVYDDVYDVYGDVSPRGLSRDSLKELPCHVILDIKNATDNVCCTICLQDLELGDTARCLPHCGHTFHQKCVDKWLVTRGSCPVCRRDV, encoded by the exons ATGCTTCAAATTCATTCCTTTTCCTTGGATCTGGCAATTATTTCAAGCAGCCTCTCTTCTCCTTTCTCTATCATGGAAGCG AATCCACTAATGGAAAATTATGAAGATGGGTCTTTTGAAGATAGAGAGATTATTGGAGTTTATGATTATATACCCAAATTGATTGGTGGTGCTGTTTCTGGTGCTCTTACTGGTGTTTTCGCTCTTG CTGGTGCTTTTACTGGAGCCATTACCGGGGCTTTAGCTGGTAGGGCTTCTGACAGTGGATTGCTCAGAGGTGCAGGGTTGGGTGCTGTGGCAGGTGCGGTTCTTTCTGTAGAAGTTTTGGAAGCTTCTCGTGCTTATTGGTATTCACAGCAATCTGGTTTACGAACCTCGTCATCTATG GCAGATTTCATAGAGGAGCTACTCCATGGGAGATTCGTTGAGGAACAATTACCACCTGCAGTATTAACTGGGTACTATTGGCAG GCTAGCCTTGTTAATGTTGTTTATGACGATGTTTATGATGTTTACGGTGATGTGTCCCCGAGAGGGTTATCTAGGGACTCACTGAAAGAGCTCCCCTGCCACGTGATCTTGGATATTAAAAACGCAACAGACAACGTATGCTGCACCATATGTTTGCAG GATTTGGAGTTGGGAGATACTGCTAGGTGTTTGCCTCACTGCGGCCACACATTCCACCAAAAATGTGTCGATAAATGGCTTGTAACACGAGGTTCCTGCCCTGTTTGCAGACGGGATGTTTGA
- the LOC130799195 gene encoding uncharacterized protein LOC130799195, with the protein MAPSTVTQRIDQLEQGMTEMRSIVAEEIANALANSRLEGKVAHNREEQERFQREVRDSLGALRSRFEGESGESDARAPPRRFSPNQFLNQDDGGMGLNPVNNANWRFKRLDMPAFNGENPDGWILRAEHFFKSYRLLEEDKLEAAVVALEGDALFWYQWEHKRHPMTTWGEMKGLILRKFRSTSTGTLQEQWLNNRQLGGVDEYRRRFIELLAPLEGVPEEIAMGQFINGLKEENQITPHHQNRTLNSTNINQKPGEIRRLTEREVQQKREKGLCFKCDDKWFIGHRCRRKELSVLISQDEEYGEESELNTDGQTKEMAHTEMAEELQPEISFNSVMGFTSPRTLKMLGYILGKEVVVMIDPGATHNFISREVVETLGVPLFPTKSFGVSLGTGESVQGTGLCKEVSLQLPGMVIIEDFLPLPPGNLDVILGVQWLEKLGTIMTNWKTQTLKFQLGSEHITLKGDPSLGRTKISLKAMIRTLQKEGGGYLVEFNQMSSDPRKDDGLEMGQVPSILHGVLQEFKHVFNMPLGLPPKRTYDHAIVLKDGTDPISLRPYRYP; encoded by the exons ATGGCCCCTTCCACAGTGACTCAGAGGATCGATCAACTGGAACAAGGTATGACGGAGATGCGCTCAATCGTGGCTGAGGAGATCGCAAATGCCCTAGCTAACTCGCGA TTGGAAGGGAAGGTGGCGCACAACCGTGAGGAGCAGGAGCGTTTCCAGCGAGAAGTGCGAGACTCGTTGGGAGCCCTACGCTCGCGTTTCGAAGGCGAATCAGGGGAATCAGATGCTAGGGCACCACCACGTCGGTTCTCACCAAATCAATTTCTTAATCAAGATGATGGGGGTATGGGTTTGAACCCAGTTAACAATGCCAATTGGAGATTCAAGAGGTTGGACATGCCCGCCTTTAATGGAGAGAACCCGGATGGATGGATCCTCCGTGCTGAACACTTCTTTAAGTCTTATCGACTTTTAGAGGAGGATAAGCTAGAGGCGGCGGTGGTGGCGCTGGAAGGTGATGCTCTATTCTGGTATCAATGGGAGCACAAGCGTCATCCTATGACCACTTGGGGCGAAATGAAGGGATTAATCCTGAGGAAATTTCGATCCACCTCCACCGGCACACTCCAAGAACAGTGGTTGAATAATCGCCAGCTAGGAGGAGTGGATGAGTATCGCAGAAGATTCATCGAGCTCTTGGCTCCCCTGGAAGGTGTTCCTGAAGAAATAGCTATGGGGCAATTTATAAATGGCCTTAAGGAAGAG AACCAAATCACACCTCACCATCAAAATAGAACCCTCAATTCCACAAATATAAACCAAAAACCCGGAGAAATAAGGAGATTAACAGAGCGGGAGGTCCAACAAAAGAGGGAGAAGGGATTATGCTTTAAGTGCGATGATAAATGGTTCATTGGCCATAGATGTCGTAGAAAAGAGCTCAGTGTGTTGATTTCACAAGATGAGGAGTATGGAGAGGAATCTGAATTGAATACAGACGGGCAAACGAAGGAGATGGCACATACAGAGATGGCGGAGGAATTACAACCCGAAATATCCTTCAATTCTGTTATGGGATTCACGAGCCCTCGCACTTTGAAAATGCTGGGTTACATATTGGGCAAGGAAGTAGTAGTGATGATCGATCCAGGTGCCACTCACAACTTCATCTCCAGAGAAGTGGTCGAGACGTTGGGTGTTCCCCTTTTCCCTACAAAATCGTTCGGTGTGTCATTGGGGACAGGGGAATCCGTGCAAGGAACAGGGTTGTGCAAAGAAGTCAGTCTACAACTTCCAGGTATGGTTATTATTGAGGACTTCCTTCCTCTTCCTCCGGGAAATTTGGATGTTATTTTAGGGGTTCAATGGTTGGAAAAATTGGGGACTATCATGACTAACTGGAAAACCCAAACCTTAAAATTTCAGTTGGGTAGTGAGCATATAACTCTTAAGGGGGACCCTTCGCTGGGAAGGACTAAAATCTCATTGAAAGCCATGATACGAACCTTGCAGAAGGAGGGTGGGGGGTATTTAGTCGAATTCAATCAAATGTCAAGTGATCCCCGTAAAGATGACGGGTTGGAAATGGGACAAGTTCCCTCAATACTACATGGGGTTTTGCAGGAGTTTAAACACGTTTTCAACATGCCCTTGGGTTTACCTCCTAAGAGAACCTATGATCATGCCATAGTACTCAAAGATGGTACCGATCCTATTAGTCTGAGACCTTATAGATATCCTTAA
- the LOC130799922 gene encoding pentatricopeptide repeat-containing protein At5g61400: MLRVFLRQRTPFYINRLPLACLNTTKCCCSCTSSSNDYMSKIITTILDSKTPDQALYYFNSVSFSINVAKNRRVHAAVVHVLSRAKWYLQARCLLKCLIQDLLKFCPLPRVCSIVFKDLNRVDDGSKFDINVFSVFITALAELGFVDQAIWVFYKIEGLPAIQACNALLNVLVKAARFDSFWKIYNEMIQKRFVPNVITYSILIDASCSEGNLGKSRELFDEMVEKGFKTTVVSYTSLIRGLCNEGRLLEGEHLFKVMKKSGVNPNLYTYNVLMNGYCKIGDFRRVVGLYKEMLNSSLVPNIVTFGILINGFCTDGKVEIARSLFSYMIKSGVPPNVIVYNSLMDGLSKAGYISESLAMYQEMEIFSILPDVYTYNILIKGLCEVGRIAEASDLLPKMKNEGVFANSVTYNSLISGHCIQGDMEKALLLCSQMIEEGIEPNAVTFTTLIDGYCLKGDLDSAKGVYSEMSVKGISSNVVTYTILIKGHFKNGDTKGALRMYKEMQEEGLIPNAYTMSSLINGLCKDGLVNDALNIFLKSTFYESGLDQIDPGASPFNHVAFTALIQGLCNEGRILRASKLFSSMRSYGIRADVVTYIVIIQGHSRAQNVQNLCMLHADMLKLGLLPDTAVYPILHRAYVDVGDIKSLSASTGLRCCVV, encoded by the coding sequence ATGTTGAGGGTTTTTTTACGACAGAGGACTCCATTTTATATCAATAGACTACCTTTAGCATGTCTAAACACTACCAaatgttgttgttcttgtacTTCATCATCAAATGATTACATGTCTAAGATAATTACTACAATATTGGATAGCAAAACCCCTGATCAAGCACTTTATTACTTCAATTCAGTTTCCTTTTCGATCAATGTAGCTAAGAATCGACGAGTTCATGCAGCTGTTGTTCATGTATTAAGCAGGGCCAAATGGTACTTGCAGGCAAGGTGTTTGTTAAAATGCCTAATCCAGGATCTCCTTAAATTTTGCCCGTTGCCTCGTGTTTGTTCCATTGTTTTCAAGGACTTGAATCGAGTCGATGACGGGtctaaatttgatattaatgtgTTTAGTGTGTTCATAACCGCATTAGCTGAATTGGGTTTTGTTGATCAAGCGATTTgggttttttataaaatagaagGATTGCCTGCTATTCAGGCGTGTAATGCGCTATTGAATGTATTAGTTAAGGCAGCTAGATTTGATTccttttggaaaatttataatgaGATGATTCAAAAGAGGTTTGTTCCTAATGTTATTACTTACAGTATTTTGATTGATGCCAGTTGCAGTGAAGGGAATTTAGGAAAATCGCGTGAGTTGTTTGATGAAATGGTAGAAAAAGGGTTCAAAACAACTGTTGTTAGCTACACGAGCTTGATTCGTGGTTTGTGTAATGAGGGTAGGTTGTTAGAAGGGGAGCATTTGTTTAAGGTGATGAAAAAATCTGGTGTGAATCCAAATTTATACACTTACAATGTTCTGATGAATGGATACTGTAAAATAGGTGACTTTCGTCGTGTTGTGGGATTGTATAAGGAAATGCTAAATTCTAGCTTGGTGCCTAATATTGTTACATTTGGAATTTTGATTAATGGTTTTTGCACAGATGGTAAAGTGGAGATTGCTAGAAGTCTCTTTTCTTATATGATAAAGAGTGGTGTTCCTCCCAATGTAATTGTGTACAATAGTTTGATGGATGGGCTCTCCAAGGCTGGATATATCTCTGAATCCCTGGCCATGTATCAGGAGATGGAAATTTTTAGTATTCTTCCTGATGTTTATACTTATAACATTCTTATCAAAGGTTTATGTGAAGTAGGGAGGATAGCAGAAGCAAGTGATTTACTTCctaagatgaaaaatgaaggagTTTTTGCGAATTCTGTGACGTATAATTCTCTAATTAGTGGGCATTGCATACAAGGAGACATGGAGAAAGCTCTGTTACTTTGTTCACAAATGATAGAAGAAGGCATTGAACCTAATGCCGTCACCTTCACTACACTTATAGATGGATATTGTCTAAAAGGGGATTTGGATTCTGCAAAGGGTGTATATTCAGAAATGTCCGTTAAAGGGATTTCGTCCAATGTCGTAACTTATACAATTTTAATCAAAGGGCATTTCAAAAACGGAGACACGAAAGGTGCTCTTAGGATGTACAAAGAAATGCAAGAGGAAGGGCTCATACCTAATGCTTACACAATGAGTTCTCTTATTAATGGGTTGTGCAAAGATGGGCTTGTTAATGATGCACTTAATATTTTTCTGAAATCTACATTTTATGAAAGTGGTCTAGATCAAATTGACCCGGGAGCTAGTCCTTTCAATCATGTAGCCTTTACAGCTCTTATACAAGGTCTTTGTAATGAAGGACGAATACTTAGAGCTAGTAAGCTATTTTCTAGTATGAGATCTTATGGTATAAGAGCTGATGTAGTCACGTACATAGTCATTATTCAGGGTCATTCTCGAGCTCAGAATGTCCAAAACTTATGCATGCTGCACGCAGATATGCTCAAATTAGGTCTTTTGCCTGACACTGCTGTATATCCAATCTTACACAGGGCTTATGTAGACGTTGGCGATATCAAATCACTTTCAGCATCTACTGGACTTAGGTGTTGTGTAGTCTAA
- the LOC130800279 gene encoding 18.3 kDa class I heat shock protein-like, which translates to MSLIPRNTFNNPTPFTPFSQDFWDQFFHPNFPFPPFPNLPSFPFSSPPHTSRTIPYSELSVETSGNIRTRLECKEIPEAHLIVAELTGIEKDEIQVTTDDGGFVTIAAIDGRFSWRLKLPEDAKVGLLSSSMENGVLTVVVPKFVMEIEWESQREGNGRGSNVRVVEITGSDE; encoded by the coding sequence ATGTCACTAATCCCAAGAAACACCTTCAACAATCCAACCCCATTCACCCCATTTTCCCAAGATTTCTGGGATCAATTCTTTCACCCCAATTTCCCTTTCCCTCCATTCCCAAATCTCCCTTCCTTCCCCTTTTCCTCTCCTCCACACACATCTCGTACAATCCCTTACTCCGAACTTTCCGTCGAAACATCAGGCAACATCAGAACTCGACTCGAATGCAAGGAAATTCCAGAAGCTCACTTAATTGTAGCAGAATTAACCGGAATTGAGAAAGACGAGATCCAAGTTACGACGGATGATGGCGGATTTGTAACAATTGCCGCCATTGATGGAAGATTCTCGTGGCGATTGAAGCTTCCAGAGGATGCAAAGGTTGGGTTGTTGAGCTCATCGATGGAGAATGGTGTGTTAACTGTTGTAGTTCCTAAATTTGTCATGGAAATTGAGTGGGAAAGTCAAAGAGAGGGTAATGGTAGGGGGAGTAATGTTAGGGTTGTTGAAATTACTGGTtctgatgaatga
- the LOC130799883 gene encoding protein NEN1-like, whose product MAEQRSEIAFFDLETTVPTKQGQGFAILEFGAILVCPRKLVELESYSTLICPKDLSLISTKSERCNGISRAAVSVAPPFSFVADKVFDILNGRIWAGHNILRFDCPRIREAFAEIGRPSPEPKGIIDSFALLTERFGRRAGNMKMATLATYFGLGPQTHRSLDDVRMNLDVLKHCATVLFLESSLPDILASDSWVSPTSARVTHSGGRVLPMSMSYSPDLDTSSANHSNQTLGEQILNFVKPSRPGTESFNMTRFSEEIMDDAIQVDNGAEERPLTEPSEARSLTIAEGSNSLSDFITPDDVSITSISAALAPSYNCNRRVQILHNSNVLKLHCNNLKVRFGISTKFVDQAGRPRLSFVVDAPPSLCQVLDVCDNHAQSLFKESGSMSDWRPIVTRKNGYLNSPTLRLHIPTVVTGNVAKYGTEMFQKEAASGAEQKLVFSKFDAAELESLIVARTSIDVFFTFDQYDYQQNAGVRLVAIKLVICST is encoded by the exons ATGGCGGAACAAAGATCAGAAATTGCATTCTTTGATTTAGAAACTACTGTACCGACTAAACAAGGTCAAGGTTTTGCTATCCTTGAATTTGGAGCCATTTTAGTTTGCCCTAGAAAACTTGTTGAACTCGAGAGCTACTCCACTCTGATTTGCCCTAAAGATCTTTCTCTTATCTCCACTAAATCTGAACGATGTAACGGAATTTCGCGTGCTGCTGTTTCAGTCGCTCCTCCGTTTTCCTTCGTCGCCGATAAAGTCTTCGACATTCTTAATG GGAGGATTTGGGCTGGGCATAATATATTGAGATTTGATTGTCCGCGAATCAGGGAAGCTTTTGCGGAAATAGGTCGTCCTTCGCCGGAGCCGAAAGGCATAATTGATTCTTTCGCTTTACTTACTGAAAGATTTGGTCGTCGTGCTGGTAATATGAAG ATGGCTACTCTTGCCACGTATTTTGGATTGGGACCGCAAACTCACAG GAGTTTAGATGATGTACGCATGAATCTTGACGTTCTCAAGCATTGCGCAACTGTTCTCTTCTtg GAGTCTAGTCTTCCAGATATTCTTGCAAGTGATAGTTGGGTTTCTCCAACTTCTGCTAGAGTCACTCATAGTGGCGGAAGGGTTCTGCCAATGTCTATGAGCTACTCTCCTGACTTAGATACCAGCTCTGCAAACCATTCAAATCAAACCTTGGGGGAGCAGATTCTCAATTTTGTTAAGCCCAGTAGACCTGGAACAGAATCTTTCAATATGACGAGGTTTTCTGAGGAAATAATGGATGATGCCATCCAAGTAGATAATGGAGCAGAAGAAAGGCCTTTAACTGAACCTTCAGAGGCTCGCTCACTGACTATAGCTGAGGGTAGCAACAGTTTGTCCGACTTCATAACTCCCGATGATGTTTCTATTACTTCTATCAGTGCAGCTCTTGCTCCATCCTATAATTGCAACCGCAGGGTGCAAATACTGCATAACAGCAACGTACTGAAGCTTCACTGTAATAACCTGAAAGTGCGATTTGGTATTTCAACGAAGTTTGTTGATCAAGCAGGCCGCCCTAGGTTAAGCTTTGTGGTGGATGCTCCTCCAAGCCTATGTCAAGTTCTGGATGTGTGTGATAATCATGCACAAAGCTTGTTTAAGGAGTCTGGTAGCATGTCTGATTGGAGGCCCATCGTTACCAGAAAGAATGGATATTTGAATTCCCCTACTCTACGGCTCCA TATACCCACAGTTGTAACTGGGAACGTTGCCAAATATGGCACCGAAATGTTCCAGAAAGAAGCAGCTTCAGGTGCTGAACAAAAACTCGTATTCAGCAAATTTGATGCTGCAGAACTTGAAAGCTTAATTGTAGCCAGGACTTCCATTGACGTGTTCTTTACCTTCGATCAATATGATTACCAGCAGAACGCAGGGGTCCGATTAGTAGCGATCAAGCTGGTTATCTGTTCTACGTGA